ctggaataaaataaatacaataaaatagtCTCAAATATATTTGACAATACCCTAAACACTTAAGAAAATCACAGTTCAAACCGTCTCTAaggcttttttattattattaataaaacaaaataaagtattttgctGACAAAAGTACACTATTTTTTCACTCTGACATGTATTTGATTGTTACTACCAAATTCAAAGCTCTCCGAATTATTACAGATTAAAGAGTTAAATAaagtctaatttttaaaattaaaactattcaCCTTTTTGCCGCTTTCACAGGGACAAGCAAAGTGTGTTATTTTACAATTCAAAGGATTCTTACACTTAACAGAtctatgcataaaaaaattgcatgcattataaaaatacttaaaatctattagagtaaatttaatatcattttcataaaaaagcattacagaaaaacggaaaaaaaaaacatatcattaaattataaaattatgtaaaattatcCATtacaatctttttaatttagcatttaacttataaaaaaatatcatatcaagttataaacaataaattagcACAAGCTAAAAGTAAGtattgcatataaaaatgaaattaacaaTTTTCCTAACTTATTATTGCAAGCTACTACTGGTCCACAACCACaagaaaacaaatcaaacaaatGCTCAAAGTTGTAATCAAGATATTCcttgtttttgtttgcattttttcattttccttCAGCAGATAAAACTCTCTTAAGAAGTCTAGAAATTTTTTTGGCTACTGACTTCTCGTGGATCAGAGGAAGCTTAGGATTTATTCTACTTCATAGACTGATTAACTCATTTGTCACTTTTGAAATTATCTCTGTAGAACTAATACTAGTTACTTCatacatatttttacaaatacttatTAATGAATATTGAATATATGAATATTGAATCACTTGTCTGTAAGTTGGAAGATCGTTTATTGGAAGCTCTGATGGCAAACCAGCACACCTCTTGCTTTTATTATGAGTTCttaggttttttattattttaggcaTTTCCCTTCAAGTGTTAGTTAGTAGAAAACGCTGTAAGTGTGTTATCAGGCACACTTTGACAGCCGAATTGATCGATTGCTGCTCATCCAGCAATCAATTGCTGCTTTAAAGCTGTTGACTGAAGGCGATTTAACAACTTCTTCTGGCAGAGAGTTCCATACATTCGCTACTcgattaaaaaagaagttttctCTGTGCTTATGTTTTGTCATTTccttgaaatatttaaagcagtGACCTCTCgtataattattaactattggAAAACGATTGCCTTTTTCTAATTTGTCaatattattcataattttatacatttgtatTAGATCTCCTCTTTGTCTCCTTTCCACTTGAGTAGTTTGgtttaatttttcaagtctttttGTATAGAAAAGATTTCTGATTGATGATACTAGTTTAGTAGCTTTGTGCTGGATTTTTTCAATATAGTCACAATTAGATTTATAATATGGAGACCATACCAGAACTGCAAACTCTAGTAATGGGcgaataaaagtaatataaagcAAAGTAATTTACATTCGAAACAGGCAAATGACTTTTTGATACGATTAAGCATTTGATTTGCTTTGTTAGAAGCATTAATCActtgatttttccattttaaatttgcattaaaaagcACTCCAAGATCTCTTTCAGTATCTGACTCTTTCAGTTGAATACtgtttaaattgtataaatattttttgttattatgacCATAATGCATAACTAACGGGTGATGCGGAAGTTATCGGACAAATCCTAATTTCATTATTTGAgcataataattagtttttgtggttttatgcTTAGGCATAAAcgttctataaaatataaactttattatttgaaacacaattatttaaaatgaggtTAAATGCAGCTGAACGAGAATCTTTTTGAAAGcgactaaaaatgttttttgtaaataaacctaatgtaaaaaaaaaaaaaaatcataaatcattttgaaaaagaagGATTTGCTCGAAGTACACTCTATAATAACCTAAAAAGACTTGAAACTGTTCAATCGTTTCTGATAGAAAGCACCATGGTTGTCCGACATCCTGGACTAGAGAAAAGAAAGCCGAATTAATGAGACTCAGTCAGAGAAAAATAGGTATTAAATTCAGTGTAAATCAATCGACAATTGGTcgtcagttaaaaaaaaatgaatattaaatatagaaaacgTGAAAAGACTCTAAAATACACTATAGAACAACAAATAAAGGCGAAGAAAAGAAGCAGGAAACTAGTTAACCAACTCTATAACACAAAATCGCTTCAAGTCATTGAtgacaaaaaatacttttgttttgcaGGGGACAACATGCCTGGAAATTCTGGATACCACacaaacaacaaaaagacaTGCCCAGAAAGTGtttgttttatagaaaaagagaaatttccaaaataattattaatgtgGAAAGCCATATCTGACCGTGGTATCTCCGAGCCATTGTTTCGCACTTCCAAGGCTGTAGCGATCAATTCATCaatctatattaatgaatgttTAGAAAAACGACTTCTTCCATTTATTCACAAGTATCATGAAGACTTTAACTACTTATTTTGGCCAGATTTAGCAAGTTCTTATTATTCTAAAGATTCTCTAAATTGGATGGACCAATATGTCTATTACGTTGATAAAGAATCCAATCCCCAAAATATGTCTCAAGCACGaccaattgaaaatttttgggGACATTTGGCACAGAAGGTTTACAAGGGAGATTGGCAAGCTTCAACAGAGCATGTTTTGATTGATTGCATTAAACTAAAACTACAAGAGattgatttaaactttttacagtCGCATATGAAAGGCGTCAGAGCAAAATTGAGATCAATTGCAGATGGTGgtgttttttcatataaaaaataatatattttcattaaaagatgctttatttaaatgctttatttaaaaaaatatataatagtagtttgtttttttatttataaataagttattgacGTTTTTATTTTGTCCGACAACTTCTGCATCACTCGTTACACATTTTGATATGTTAAACAAAAGAAGCCAAGTTTGAGACCATTTTTAGACAATATCTAGATCATTTTGAAGATTAGTAGCGCATTGTTCTGAAGATAATTGAGAAAGCACTTTTGTATCATCGGCATATAGTTTGGTTacattatgcaatttttttggaAGGTCGTTAAtttataaagcaaataaaagtgCTGCAATTACAGACCCTTGCAGTACACCACTAAAAATATTAACCCAGTCAGAAATGATTTTACCTTGAACAACTCTTTGTCTTCTGTTTTCTAAAAAGACTTTGATTCATTTAAGTATCAGACCATCAAAGCCGTATGCTTTTAGTTTGGCCAACAGTCTTTTGTGTGGAAGGGTGTCAAAGGCTTTAGCAAAATCTAACAAAATTACATCAACTGGAATACCAACATCTAAGCTTGATGAAATGTAGTCAATGCTTTCTAAAAAGTTAGTGGTACATGATTTATTTCTAACGAAACCATGTTGTGCTTTTTCTAGTAGATTATTTTTATACAGGTACTCTTCCATTTTAGCTCTAATTATACTTTCCATAATTTTACATGGAATAGAAGTCAATGAAACTGGACGATAGTTGGTGGGAAGAGTCTTATCACTTTTTTTGAATAGAGGTGTTACATTCGCTGATTTAAATTGAACTGGAAGTTGACTATTAGTTAAAGATGCCCTAATAATTAATGTTAGAGGAATAGCAAATGCTTCTGCACAGTTTTTTAGAAGAAATGGATGCATATTATCAGGACCACATGCTTTATTTTGATTAAGATTTCTAAGTTTATCTAATATCATTTCGTAGCTGATATCATAAGGATCTAGATCAACAAACTTTGAATGATTCTCGTTTAATTCAACTGTGAAATGTGGAAGTTCCCCTTCTTCTTCAATTACAAAAACATCTTGGAAACATTTATTGAGTAGATTAGCTATCTCTCTAGGTTCTTGAGTTAGATCACCACTAGCTGTTTTTAATGCTCTGATTGATTCTTTGATTAGTTGTTGGCTGTTTAGGTATTTATACAGACGCTTCGGGTTTGTTTTGGatcttttaactaaaacattgtCATATGCAAGATGagctattttaatttcttttttcactAACTTGCAAGTCAGTTTGTACTCTTTAGACAGAGTAAGATCTCTCTATTTACAAGCACAATTCAGGTATCTaagattttgcttttttttaattagagttTTAAGATGATTTTTGATCCATAgagcaatttgtttttttattcgaGATACGTCAAGCACTGGAATGAATTGATTACATGATACATTTGAAAAGTGAGTTAGATTGTCATACATTTCCTGAACAGATAAAGTTTCAAACATCATTACCCAAtcaatatttgtaataaagtcAGAAGTTTTATTGGTGTCAtccttttttgtaattaaattttaagtaactGTGCAATAAGTTATTAAccatacttttaataataaaagcaaaaaagatgACCAAATGACCTTCATTTATGTTACCAAGGATATATCTTTggtcaataaattttttgctgctAGAAGAAGTGGATTTCTTAACGAAACATAACTTAGTTCAACTATTATTGGACCTGGTTTAGTTGTATCTTTAGATTTTAGTCTTCTTGCATAAACTGGCGAAACACTGCTTTTGCCAATTACATTAAATATCTCTTTGACTTTTTTGCTATCATCTGcttttttatctgttaaaaatTCCTTTTCGGATTCAGGTATTCCATAGATAATTACgttcttttttcttctttctcttTCATTTAACTCACTTATAGTTGCATTTGCTACAGCAAGCTGGTCAGCTggttttttagcatttttagcaccttgttttattacttaaacCCAATTGCTGCTGATGTTTGGAggatttttctactttttttgcTGATTCTAAATCTACTTGGAGTTTTGCGAATTCTTTTCTCTTCTCATTTTTATTGTGCTTGAGTAGATTTAATCGATCAGCAAGGGTCATCAGAAAAAGATATATTCCCACACAACTCAAGTAGCTGTTTACTTAATTCACTAGCTCTGCCATCAAGTTTTGGCCAGTTTTTCTCTTGTAGAAATTCTGTAATCATTTTGATAAagtgtgtgtgtaaatatattatatatatacacacacacattatatatatatatatataaatatatatatatatatatatatatatatatatgtataaataaatatataaatatatatatatatatatatatatatatatatatatatatatatatatatatatatatatatatatata
The nucleotide sequence above comes from Hydra vulgaris chromosome 09, alternate assembly HydraT2T_AEP. Encoded proteins:
- the LOC136085428 gene encoding uncharacterized protein LOC136085428; this encodes MWKAISDRGISEPLFRTSKAVAINSSIYINECLEKRLLPFIHKYHEDFNYLFWPDLASSYYSKDSLNWMDQYVYYVDKESNPQNMSQARPIENFWGHLAQKVYKGDWQASTEHVLIDCIKLKLQEIDLNFLQSHMKGVRAKLRSIADGGVFSYKK